One Brassica napus cultivar Da-Ae chromosome C2, Da-Ae, whole genome shotgun sequence DNA window includes the following coding sequences:
- the LOC125581580 gene encoding protein LEAFY-like encodes MDPEGFTSGLFRWNPTRAMVQQPPPPVPPPPQQQPPATPQTAAFGMRLGGLEGLFGPYGVRFYTAAKIAELGFTASTLVGMKDEELEDMMNSLSHIFRWELLVGERYGVKAAVRAERRRLLEEEEEESSRRRHLLLSAAGDSGTHHALDALSQEDDWTGLSEEPVHQLEHTDAAGNNGGGGGYWDAGQAKMKKPQQRRRKKQMVTSVETDDDMNEGDDDDDGNGGGGGGVLGIERQREHPFIVTEPGEVARGKKNGLDYLFHLYEQCREFLIQVQTIAKDRGEKCPTKVTNQVFRYAKKSGASYINKPKMRHYVHCYALHCLDEEASNALRRAFKERGENVGSWRQACYKPLVNIACRHGWDIDAVFNAHPRLSIWYVPTKLRQLCHLERSNAVAAASALVGNGISCTGSSASGGLGFN; translated from the exons ATGGATCCTGAAGGTTTCACGAGTGGCTTATTCCGATGGAACCCAACGAGAGCAATGGTTCAACAACCACCACCTCCGGTTCCTCCTCCACCGCAGCAACAACCACCCGCAACACCGCAGACGGCAGCGTTTGGAATGAGACTAGGTGGGTTGGAGGGTTTGTTCGGTCCTTACGGTGTACGTTTTTACACGGCGGCGAAGATAGCCGAGCTTGGTTTCACGGCGAGCACGCTTGTGGGCATGAAGGACGAGGAGCTTGAGGATATGATGAATAGCCTCTCTCATATCTTTCGTTGGGAGCTCCTCGTGGGTGAACGGTACGGTGTCAAAGCCGCCGTGAGAGCTGAACGGAGACGGTTGctagaagaggaagaggaggagtcTTCTAGACGCCGTCATTTGCTACTCTCCGCCGCAGGTGATTCCGGCACTCATCACGCTCTTGATGCTCTCTCTCAAGAAG ATGATTGGACAGGGTTATCAGAGGAGCCAGTGCATCAGCTAGAACATACCGATGCGGCGGGGAACaacggcggaggaggaggcTATTGGGACGCAGGGCAGGCAAAGATGAAGAAGCCACAGCAAAGACGCAGAAAGAAACAGATGGTGACGTCAGTGGAAACCGATGATGACATGAACGAAGGTGATGATGACGATGACGGTaacggaggaggaggtggtggtgtgTTGGGGAttgagagacagagagagcaTCCGTTCATCGTAACGGAGCCAGGGGAAGTTGCACGTGGCAAAAAGAACGGTTTGGATTATCTTTTCCACTTGTACGAACAGTGTCGCGAGTTTCTTATTCAGGTTCAGACCATTGCTAAAGACCGTGGCGAAAAATGCCCCACCAAG gTGACGAACCAAGTATTCAGATACGCCAAGAAGTCCGGAGCGAGTTACATAAACAAGCCGAAGATGCGACACTACGTTCATTGCTACGCACTCCACTGCCTAGACGAAGAAGCTTCAAACGCTCTACGAAGAGCGTTTAAAGAACGCGGCGAGAACGTTGGGTCGTGGCGTCAGGCATGTTACAAGCCGCTAGTGAACATAGCTTGTCGTCATGGCTGGGACATAGACGCAGTTTTCAACGCTCACCCTCGTCTCTCCATTTGGTATGTCCCCACTAAGCTGCGTCAGCTCTGCCATTTGGAGCGGAGCAATGCGGTTGCTGCGGCTTCAGCTTTGGTTGGGAACGGTATTAGCTGCACTGGATCGTCCGCGTCTGGCGGTTTGGGGTTTAATTAG
- the LOC106431686 gene encoding uncharacterized protein LOC106431686, with translation MESSLFRDDEEGAELFRDAKELIAKGDHTKALEILEDLLLFYAQEEGSSLLHNEQATIFSKLSREATKNPNLAFTYLLASVSCLAEQANLSRLCAERLHQLGQHLGSVMYYKECVRIGKQSLYVSRGLEEERRKKLEFMIKDAELRILECKTETIRTDEAKFVETKRSPEPVNKGLRLFWIGLDVKIKRELMKVSIEKLRGFVHSSEGSLKALEKVLAYAKEHKRWTTWVCRTICLADFSKAEECKAHFEQQHGADFKPELEKDVVVRIGKNWGHKIKGGGWDAVDTVAAVEMIKTQLEDVKAFTTEARKKGWSNQWPLVEDENRSGLLKEVKLLLVSLYEHQILSCSIRDWVMRFPVKHLRKLEVSEESINDCHIVETPQSICFLERYELSQIRAFLGTIKCERHDGTEQVCRAVDSVLDRIRIKESVELDEQFSLMLLDKRLLKSNSAAPFDGCVDDGKIKFIENPDVHYAKAQAQGDDMISWLGDSSSVDKSFPKPIREHNLETWVAVLRAVQYTCKALRTKYVMKEHVLEYEAALTFVENLCMLEDKRRENAQDDRRKKSYASLLCDRCEERVPKEKNSLTARLFLCAVRDVFEGGWDPTFDLEDCMSCVREGKGLRDDIVLKYIELLKSAVTEKVLRIDAKILLIDNSRIRLLDKLTSLSAFDNRSYMLQLLKPFLLSEILNMESKAKSEAAEAYLLLEEERKSLKEEKKSQAKKKKTSKSTKITSTSMASPVEQKPSIDHEPGGTSQSPKTMEEDSITMEPEDTLGTEKGPLEISSTNDIQEGATKVNTDDMQNMPEEGSLSGHLESSLDMTLKNEIVIMEPKVKSDAAEGKKKSQAKKTKKDKSINPITSTSMASPVDKTIEHESSVKLEPEEDSMEPERGRVEATTVDRDDMKNMAGEDSLSKILEPVLEGATARYNSALDTTLKALLSINVLKKQVLNYNKQPVHDNLEEQVLCALQILFTAAVSEEIKTEGVYSLILRDLLVSLEAVNCMSSGAAEVLVTILESWHCWKNSERESLVTRLFTLEENERMSCRKCGRKPNYPEQSSYGIVVASDSIRNVKCAFGDIKFVDVLKVTRMNYKMLCDIKTGGCGTSNCVHHVISRCPPIFIIVLEWEKSETEKEISETTKALEWEIDISRLYEGLEPNTNYRLVSMVGYGEEDEEHICMVYEKNRWVNLRRESLAGEVVGSWKSVVRFCGERKIRPEILFYEAVLYVRT, from the exons ATGGAGTCTTCTCTCTTTAGAGACGACGAAGAAGGCGCAGAGCTCTTCCGCGACGCCAAAGAGCTAATCGCTAAAGGAGACCACACCAAGGCCCTGGAGATACTCGAAGATCTGTTACTATTCTACGCACAAGAAGAAGGCTCATCGCTTCTTCACAACGAACAAGCTACAATCTTCTCGAAGCTATCACGAGAAGCAACGAAAAACCCTAACTTGGCGTTCACGTACCTTTTGGCTTCAGTGTCATGCCTTGCCGAACAAGCAAACCTCTCGCGGCTCTGCGCAGAAAGGCTCCACCAACTAGGTCAACACCTTGGATCGGTGATGTACTACAAGGAGTGTGTTCGCATAGGGAAACAGAGTTTATATGTTTCTCGAGGCCTAGAAGAGGAAAGGAGGAAAAAACTGGAGTTTATGATCAAAGATGCAGAGTTGAGGATCCTTGAGTGCAAGACTGAGACTATTAGAACCGATGAGGCGAAGTTTGTTGAGACAAAGAGAAGTCCAGAGCCTGTTAACAAAGGACTGAGGTTGTTTTGGATTGGTTTGGATGTTAAGATCAAGAGGGAGTTGATGAAAGTAAGCATTGAGAAGCTTAGAGGCTTTGTACATAGCAGCGAGGGGTCACTAAAGGCTTTGGAGAAAGTTCTCGCTTATGCTAAGGAACACAAGAGATGGACTACATGGGTGTGTCGAACTATATGTTTAGCGGATTTCTCTAAAGCTGAAGAGTGTAAGGCTCATTTTGAGCAACAGCATGGTGCAGATTTTAAGCCTGAGTTGGAGAAGGATGTGGTTGTGAGGATAGGGAAAAACTGGGGTCATAAGATTAAGGGTGGAGGTTGGGATGCGGTGGATACAGTAGCTGCTGTTGAGATGATCAAAACTCAGCTTGAAGATGTGAAAGCGTTTACAACGGAAGCTAGGAAGAAGGGGTGGTCAAACCAATGGCCTTTGGTCGAGGATGAAAACCGGAGTGGTTTGCTCAAGGAAGTTAAGCTACTCCTTGTGTCGCTCTATGAGCATCAGATTCTCTCCTGCAGTATTAGAGACTGGGTGATGCGTTTTCCGGTTAAGCATCTTAGGAAACTCGAGGTTTCGGAAGAGAGTATTAACGACTGTCACATAGTGGAAACGCCACAGAGCATTTGTTTTCTGGAACGTTATGAGCTCAGTCAGATCAGAGCCTTTCTAGGAACTATCAAGTGTGAAAGGCATGATGGTACAGAACAAGTTTGCAGAGCAGTGGACAGTGTGTTGGATCGTATTCGAATTAAAGAAAGTGTTGAACTTGACGAGCAGTTTTCGTTGATGCTCCTGGATAAAAGACTGTTGAAAAGCAATAGTGCTGCTCCATTTGATGGTTGTGTTGATGATGGGAAAATCAAATTCATTGAAAATCCTGATGTTCACTACGCCAAGGCACAGGCTCAGGGAGATGATATGATATCCTGGTTAGGTGACTCCTCTTCAGTGGATAAAAGCTTTCCAAAACCTATCAGGGAACACAATCTTGAGACCTGGGTGGCTGTTTTGAGAGCTGTTCAGTACACATGTAAAGCATTGAGAACCAAGTATGTAATGAAAGAGCACGTCTTGGAGTATGAAGCAGCTCTTACTTTCGTGGAGAACTTGTGTATGCTTGAAGATAAAAGAAGAGAGAATGCTCAGGACGATCGAAGGAAGAAGAGCTATGCATCTCTTCTCTGTGATAGATGTGAAGAGAGAgtcccaaaagaaaaaaattcccTCACTGCAAGATTGTTCTTGTGTGCAGTAAGAGATGTTTTCGAGGGAGGATGGGATCCGACATTTGATTTAGAAGATTGCATGAGTTGTGTACGTGAGGGTAAAGGTCTCAGAGATGACATAGTGTTGAAGTACATAGAACTTCTAAAATCGGCTGTCACAGAAAAG GTTCTGCGGATCGATGCAAAGATATTGCTGATTGATAATTCAAGGATTAGATTGTTAGACAAGCTCACAAGTCTTTCTGCTTTTGACAACCGCTCTTATATGCTTCAACTGCTAAAACCTTTCTTGCTG AGTGAGATTTTAAATATGGAATCAAAAGCCAAGTCAGAAGCAGCAGAAGCATATCTTTTACTCGAAGAGGAGAGGAAGTCACTCAAAGAGGAGAAGAAGTCAcaggcaaaaaaaaagaagacaagtAAAAGCACTAAG ATAACTTCAACGAGCATGGCTAGTCCCGTTGAACA AAAACCTTCAATCGACCATGAACCGGGAGGTACATCTCAATCACCAAAAACGATGGAAGAAGATTCCATCACAATGGAACCAGAAGATACTCTTGGAACTGAAAAGGGTCCATTGGAAATTTCATCCACCAATGACATTCAAGAGGGAGCTACTAAAGTTAACACTGATG ATATGCAAAACATGCCTGAAGAAGGTTCACTGTCCGGACATTTGGAGTCATCACTTGACATGACGCTTAAG AATGAAATTGTGATTATGGAACCCAAAGTCAAGTCAGATGCAGCAGAAGGGAAGAAGAAGTCACAGGCCAAAAAGACGAAAAAAGATAAAAGCATTAAT CCGATAACTTCAACGAGCATGGCTAGTCCTGTTGATAAGACTATTGAACA TGAATCTTCTGTCAAACTTGAACCGGAAGAAGATTCTATGGAACCGGAAAGAGGTCGAGTGGAAGCTACTACAGTTGACCGTGATG ATATGAAAAACATGGCTGGAGAAGATTCACTGTCGAAAATTTTGGAGCCAGTCCTTGAAGGAGCTACAGCGAGATACAATTCAGCTCTTGACACGACGCTAAAG GCCCTTCTGAGCATAAACGTTCTTAAAAAACAAGTTCTAAATTACAATAAGCAACCAGTTCATGACAACCTAGAAGAACAAGTTCTATGTGCGCTACAAATTTTATTCACTGCGGCTGTGTCAGAGGAAATAAAAACTGAGGGAGTCTACAGTCTCATCTTGAGAGACTTACTCGTGTCCTTAGAAGCAGTTAATTGCATG TCGAGTGGTGCTGCTGAGGTACTTGTAACCATCCTTGAGTCTTGGCATTGCTGGAAAAATTCAGAAAGAGAAAGCTTGGTGACTCGCCTTTTCACGTTGGAGGAAAATGAAAGAATGAGTTGTAGAAAATGCGGAAGGAAGCCAAATTATCCAGAGCAGAGTTCTTACGGCATTGTTGTAgcttcagattcaatcagaaaCGTTAAG TGTGCTTTTGGGGATATAAAGTTTGTGGATGTCCTCAAGGTGACCCGCATgaattataaaatgttatgtgACATTAAAACTGGAGGCTGTGGAACGTCAAATTGTGTTCATCACGTTATAAGTAGATGCCCACCTATCTTCATAATCG TGTTAGAATGGGAGAAGAGTGAAACTGAAAAGGAAATTTCTGAAACAACAAAAGCTCTGGAGTGGGAGATAGATATCAGCAGGCTGTACGAAGGCTTAGAACCAAACACTAACTACCGTCTTGTGTctatg GTTGGTTATggtgaagaagacgaagaacacATCTGCATGGTTTATGAAAAGAACAGGTGGGTCAATCTCAGACGTGAGTCTTTAGCAGGAGAG GTTGTTGGTAGCTGGAAGAGTGTGGTTAGATTCTGTGGAGAAAGGAAGATTCGGCCAGAGATTCTGTTCTATGAAGCTGTCCTATATGTGAGGACCTAA